In the Mytilus trossulus isolate FHL-02 chromosome 1, PNRI_Mtr1.1.1.hap1, whole genome shotgun sequence genome, one interval contains:
- the LOC134688703 gene encoding glutamic acid-rich protein-like → MDKLPVYLVNSIENACNIFNNISFTIHGDESKARISIMFGQSESKQSRRKSKSTERRNNKRIENYIEKFTNTDDNLRIHKRIVQGTVEILDDQLMEIENTNVRSTETDTVIDKCTLELQENKTQLSNTHFKKVDVEKINKVTECAKLSETNKHRLVETMNTEDNDTIMSTQNDKQEQSDESDDDSDDDSEDDDDDDDDDDDGDEDDEDDEDDEDDVEKRVTVDEIISKAVIKKSRMSPDKFIAKKKGNEKLIKYDRGRDKVEEVLPTDSDYYTFKQNVEHDFQDVRNYEFRPDDTDEKLLLIATFAIDNRLYVHKK, encoded by the coding sequence ATGGATAAATTACCTGTTTATTTGGTGAATTCaatagaaaatgcctgtaacatatTTAACAATATATCATTCACAATACACGGGGATGAAAGTAAAGCAAGAATATCTATAATGTTTGGACAAAGTGAGAGTAAACAAAGTAGACGTAAGTCAAAATCTACGGAACGCCGTAATAacaaaagaatagaaaattatatagaaaaatttacaaatacagATGACAATCTTAGAATACATAAAAGGATTGTTCAAGGAACTGTTGAAATTTTAGATGATCAATTGATGGAGAtcgaaaatacaaatgtaaGGAGCACAGAAACAGACACTGTAATAGATAAATGTACACTTGAATTACAGGAGAACAAAACACAACTTTCAAACACtcatttcaaaaaagttgatgttgagaaaataaacaaagttaCAGAATGTGCTAAATTATCAGAAACTAATAAACACCGGTTAGTTGAAACTATGAACACAGAGGATAATGACACAATAATGTCAActcaaaatgataaacaagagCAGTCTGATGAATCGGATGATGATAGTGATGATGATAGtgaagatgatgatgatgatgatgatgatgatgatgatggtgATGAGGATGATGAGGATGATGAGGATGATGAGGATGATGTTGAAAAACGAGTTACTGTTGATGAAATCATTTCGAAAGCGGTGATAAAGAAAAGTAGAATGTCGCCCGATAAGTTTATTGCGAAAAAAAAAGGGAACGAGAAACTTATTAAATATGACCGGGGACGTGACAAAGTAGAAGAAGTTCTACCAACTGATTCTGACTATTACACATTTAAGCAAAACGTCGAACATGATTTTCAAGATGTAAGAAACTATGAATTTCGTCCGGATGATACTGATGAGAAACTTTTATTGATTGCTACTTTTGCAATTGATAACAGACTTTATGTCCATaagaaatga